ATCCAGTGCTCTAAGAGCGTCTTTCTTAGCCTTTTTGGTGTCATAAACCGCGGTTCCTCTCTTTTCTAGCTTGTCTTTGGGTAGAAGTGAACCATCGCTTTCATTTGACAAGCAGTCAATAGCAACTTCTCTACACTCGCTACCATTTTCAGTTTCAGCAACACAGCATCTTGGTGCTGCCTCTGGATCTGGTTTTGCCGACTGTAAATTAGATGAAGTGCTTTCTTCACCGAAGGATCGTGTTTTATCGTTGAATCTTCCATCAGACAATGTCATTCTGCTAGATTTTGCGGAGATACATTCCACTATATCTGCTTCCTCATGGTCCAGTGGACTGCTCAACACCTCAAGCTCTTTTGTCTTGTTATTCATCGTATCACCCTCGTCAAATCGACTAACATGCTCCGGAGAAACATGCCCTTGTTCCTCGGACCATGTTTTTGCCCTTGAACTTGACGAGCTTGGAGTGATCGTAGTGTCTGTTTGTGAGATAGTCTTCTGTTGATCATATACATTGCAAACAGCTGCCTCACTCATCACCCCACATTTAGAATCCTCACTATCTTGAGAGATCCTAACCGAGTAGCTTGTTGGATCGACTCTCTTAGTGTCAAGTTTGGCTCGGAACGTGTTATAATTGTCAGATAAGTTTCTTGGCTGAATGTTATCACTTTCGTAAAAGTAAAAGACAGTTCTCTTCTCTTTTAGCTTTAACTGTCTGTCTCTGCTACCTCTCGGACTGATAGATTTTCCAGGTGATGGTCGTGTTTTCTCTTTCGCTCTGCTCGGGGACTTCACAGGAAGAAACGCAGATGATGGGTTGTGACACAAGAGGAGGTTTGTTTGcaaatgttgatgtctcaacagCTCAGCATCCTATAAGTAGaggtaaaaaaatatatcaagatgaatctcaatttaatactccctccgtttcattttgtttttctagttttgatttggaacgaagtttaagaaagaaaagaagacttgaatcttgtggtctcaaaataaaggtatgcagaATGTATCAAAATGTAATTTAACTTTGTGATCTTTAAACATGCCACGTACAAAGTTTGAATTAAGGAGTTGTTGTAAAAGGAATGAAACATTCacttttaaacggactaaaaaggaaaataatacttAACAGATTGAAACGGAAAGATAAACATTTGAACATATGTAGCTCACACTCACTTGAGGTCGGTGGTCTGGATTTTTCCTTAGCATGCTTTTTATTATCTGTTTCCTGCAAGAATTATATCCGCTTTGTCAACTGACTGATTTGTTATACTTGTGGCGTGCTGAGAAGGAAGATACTTACAAGGTGGAGGAGTATATAATCAGAAGTGGTGAGAACAAACCCCGGTTTATTTTGTTGATAAGTCCAGTTTTGTCCTGTTGGATTTACATTGTCACTATATCATATAGAAGATATCAGGATAAAGagcttctctctttttttttttgcgtaACAAGTATAACTTTTCGAGGTATTGTTTACGAAGTTCAGATAGCTGAAAAATCAACTTACAGAAGCTTTAAACGTGGGTTGATGTGCAGCAATGTCAAACATACAGTATCCTAAAATCACAA
The DNA window shown above is from Capsicum annuum cultivar UCD-10X-F1 unplaced genomic scaffold, UCD10Xv1.1 ctg44721, whole genome shotgun sequence and carries:
- the LOC124892194 gene encoding serine/threonine-protein kinase Nek7-like, yielding MLRKNPDHRPQDAELLRHQHLQTNLLLCHNPSSAFLPVKSPSRAKEKTRPSPGKSISPRGSRDRQLKLKEKRTVFYFYESDNIQPRNLSDNYNTFRAKLDTKRVDPTSYSVRISQDSEDSKCGVMSEAAVCNVYDQQKTISQTDTTITPSSSSSRAKTWSEEQGHVSPEHVSRFDEGDTMNNKTKELEVLSSPLDHEEADIVECISAKSSRMTLSDGRFNDKTRSFGEESTSSNLQSAKPDPEAAPRCCVAETENGSECREVAIDCLSNESDGSLLPKDKLEKRGTAVYDTKKAKKDALRALDDKVSQLKSLAALASKEDKDDWGNPTEQRAEALESLLEVCARLLKQEKINELAGLLKPFGDDGMSSRETAIGLTKSLTTAQKLSKGS